Genomic window (Streptomyces sp. RerS4):
CGCTACTTCTTCTTCTTGTACTGCGCGCCGCGCTTCTCGCGCACCCGCACCGAGATGTGGAGCGGGGTGCCCTCGAAGCCGAACTCCTCGCGCAGGCGGCGCTCGATGAAGCGACGGTAGCCGTGCTCCAGGAAGCCGGAGGCGAAGAGGACGAACCGCGGCGGCTTGCTCCCCGCCTGGGTACCGAACAGGATGCGGGGCTGCTTGCCGCCGCGGATCGGGTGCGGGTGGGCGGCGACGACCTCACCGAGGAAGGCGTTCAGCCGACCGGTCGGGACGCGCGTCTCCCAGCCGGCGAGGGCGGTCTCGATCGCCGGGACGAGCTTCTCCATGTGGCGGCCGGTCTTCGCCGAGACGTTGACGCGGGGCGCCCACGCGACCTGCTGCATCTCGGTCTCGATCTCGCGTTCGAGGTAGTAGCGGCGCTCCTCGTCGAGCTCGTCCCACTTGTTGTAGGCGATCACGATCGCGCGGCCGGCCTCGACGGCCATGGTGATGATGCGCTGGTCCTGGACGGAGATGCTCTCGGTCGTGTCGATCAGGATGACCGCGACCTCCGCCTTCTCCACGGCGGCGGCGGTACGCAGCGAGGCGTAGTAGTCGGCGCCCTGCTGGAGGTGCACCTTCTTGCGGATGCCGGCGGTGTCGACGAACTTCCAGGTGACGCCGCCGAGCTCGATCAGCTCGTCGACCGGGTCGCGGGTGGTGCCGGCCAGCTCGTTGACGACGACGCGGTCCTCGCGCGCGACCTTGTTCAGCAGCGAGGACTTGCCGACGTTCGGGCGGCCGATCAGCGCGATGCGGCGCGGGCCGCCGATGCCGGTGCCCGAGCCGAAGGTCTGCTCGGGGGCCTCCGGCAGGGCCTCCAGGACGGCGTCGAGCATGTCGCCCGTACCGCGGCCGTGCAGGGAGGAGACGGGGTGCGGCTGGCCGAGGCCCAGGGACCACAGGGAGGCCGCGTCGGCCTCGCCGCTCTGGCCGTCGACCTTGTTGGCGCACAGGACGACGGGCTTGCCGGCGCGGCGCAGCAGCCTGACGACGGCCTCGTCGGTGTCGGTGGCGCCGACCTTGGCGTCGACGACGAAGACGACCGCGTCGGCGGCCTCGATGGCGTACTCGGCCTGGGCGGCGACGGACGCGTCGATGCCGAGGACGTCCTGCTCCCAGCCGCCGGTGTCGACGACCTTGAAGCGGCGGCCGGCCCACTCGGCCTCGTAGGTGACGCGGTCGCGGGTGACGCCCGGCTTGTCCTCCACGACGGCCTCGCGGCGGCCGATGATGCGGTTCACCAGGGTCGACTTGCCGACGTTGGGGCGACCGACGACGGCGAGCACCGGCAGCGGGCCCGCGCTCGCCTCCTCGATCGCGCCCTCGACCTCATCGAGGTCGAAGCCTTCCTCCGCGGCGAGCTCCATGAACTCCGCGTACTCGGCGTCGCCAAGTGCTCCGTGGTCGTGCTGGTCGTTCATGAAGTCCGTTCCTCGTCGTTCGTGGTGATCGGTGGCACCCGCGCAGCGCGGTTCCACTACTGGGTCAAGTCTCGCTCAGCGGCCGGTGAGCCGCTTGGCGTCGGCCAGGTGGGCGGTCAGCCGGTCCTGGACGCGTGCGGTGGCGGAGTCCAGCGCGGTGCGCGTACGGCGCCCCGTGCCGTCCCCGGCGTCGAAGGCGGAGCCGAAGACGACGTCCACGCGGCCGCGCAGCGGGGGCAGCCCCTTGACGAGGCGGCCCTTCGCGTCGGTGCTGCCGAGGACGGCCACCGGCACGATGGGGGCGCCGCTGCGGACCGCGAAGTAGGCGAGCCCGGCGCGCAGGGAGGCGAAGTCCCCGTCGCCGCGGGTGCCCTCGGGGAAGATCCCCAGGGCGCCGCCCTGTTCGAGCACCGCGAGCGCGCGGGTGATCGCCGTCCGGTCGGTGCCCGTCCGGTCGACCTTGACCTGCCCGATCCCGTGCAGGAAGGGGCCGAGGGGGCCGACGTAGGCCTCCTTCTTGATCAGGAAGTGCAGCGGGCGCGGCGCGGTGCCCATGACCATGGGGCCGTCGATGTTGTGCGCGTGGTTCACCGCCAGTATGACGGGGCCGGAGGCGGGCACCTTCCAGGCGCCCAGCACGCGCGGCTTCCACAGGCCGTACATGAGGCCGATGCCGATGCGTCTTCCGACCGCCGCACCCTTCAGGGAGGGCGTTTCGCTCACTTGCGCCCCGCCCGCTTCTCTTCGACCAGGGTGACCACACACTCGATCACCTGGTCGAGCGTGAGGTCGGTGGTGTCGACCTCGATCGCGTCGGCGGCCTTGGCCAGGGGGGAGGTCTTGCGGCCGGAGTCGGCGGCGTCGCGCTTGATCAGCGCCTCCTTGGTGGCCGCGAGGTCGGCGGCCGCCTTGCCGCGCAGCTCGCCGTTGCGGCGGGCGGCGCGGGCCTCGGCGGAGGCGGTGAGGAAGATCTTGAGGTCGGCGTCCGGCAGGACGGTCGTACCGATGTCCCGGCCCTCGACCACGATGCCGTCCGCCTCCTCGGCCGCCTCGGCGGCGATGGAGCGCTGGAGCTCGGTGATCAGGGTGCGCACCTCGGGGACGGCGCTGACGGCGCTGACCTTGGAGGTGACCTCCTGGGTGCGGATCGGGCCGGAGGCGTCCAGGCCGTCCACGGTGATCGTGGGCGCGGCCGGATTCGTGCCGGAGACGATGGCCGGCTTGCCGGCGGCGAGGGCGATGGCCTGCGGGTCGTCGGTGTCGACGCCGTTGGTGATCATCCACCAGGTGATGGCCCGGTACTGGGCACCGGTGTCCAGGTATCGCAGCCCGAGCTTGGCGGCCACGGCCTTGGAGGTGCTGGACTTGCCCGTGCCGGAGGGACCGTCGATGGCGACGATCACGGCGGACGGAGCTGCGGTTTCCACGGTGCGGGCACCTTCCTGGTTGCACGTACGTGTCCGGGCGCGCCAAAAGCGCCCCTCCCCAGGTTACCGGCCCCGGGCCACTCCCCGTCCCGCCCGTCGGTCCCGCCCACCGGACCGGCCCGGACCGGCCGACCGAGCGGTCCGGCCACCCGGGCCTGCGGACGTGGCGGGGTCGCTACGGCTGGCGCAGGGCCCAGCCCCGCTCGCGCAGCTCGGCCTCCAGGGCCGCCACCGCCCGGGGCTCCACCATCAGCTGCACCAGACCCGCCTGCTGGCCCGTCGCGTGCTCGATCCGCACGTCCTCGATGTTGACCCCGGCCCGTCCGGCGTCGGCGAAGATCCGCGCCAGCTCGCCCGGCTTGTCGCTGATGAACACCCCGACCGTCTCGTACGCCATGGGCGCCGCACCGTGCTTGCCGGGGACCCGGACCCGCCCCGCGTTGCCCCGCTTCAGCACGTCCTCGATGCCGGCCGCCCCGCCGCGCCGCTTCGCCTCGTCCGCGGACTGCAGCCCGCGCAGGGCCTCCACGGTCTCCTCCAGATCGGCGGCGATCCCGGCCAGCACGTCGGCGACGGGGCCCGGGTTCGCGGAGAGGATCTCCACCCACATCCGCGGGTCCGACGCCGCGATCCGCGTCACGTCCCGGATGCCCTGACCGCACAGCCGCACCGCGGTCTCGTCGGCCTCCTCCAGGCGGGCCGCCACCATGCTCGACACGAGTTGTGGGGTGTGGGAGACGAGGGCCACGGCCCGGTCGTGCGCGTCGGCGTCCATCACCACGGGGACGGCGCGGCACAGGGCCACCAGCTCCAGCGCCAGGTTCAGCACCTCGTGGTCGGTCTCGCGGGTCGGCGTCAGCACCCAGGGGCGGCCCTCGAAGAGGTCCGCCGTCGCGGCGAGCGGGCCGGACCGCTCCTTGCCGGCCATGGGGTGCGTGCCGATGTACGCGGAGGTGTCCGCGCCCAGCGCCGCGAGCTCCCGCCGGGGTCCGCCCTTGACGCTGGCGACGTCCACGTACGCCCGTGCCGTGTCCCGGCCGATCGCTGCGGCCAGGGTGGCGGCGACGTGGGCGGGCGGTACGGCCACGATGGCGAGGTCGACCTTGGCTTCCGGGGCGGTGTCGGTCCCGGCGCCGAGGGAGGCGGCCGTGCGGGCCTGCGCCTCGTCGTGGTCCTGGAGGTGGACGGTGATGCCGCGGGCGGTCAGGGCGAGCGCCGCGGAGGTGCCGATCAGTCCGGTTCCGATGACGACGGCGGTTCTCACGGGGCGCTCCAGGGTGATCGCGTGACGGCAGGGCCTGACTCAGGGTAGCCACCGCGGGCGGGATGATCAGAACGTGGGCCGGGTCGCGCGCGCGGCGGCGTACCCGGCTTCGGGACACGGACAACGTCACCCGGATCAGGACATGCCGCCACCTGGCGCACGTGCCCCCGCGCCCCCTGCGGTAGAACGGCGGCATGATCTTCCACATCGTCCCGCTCACCGACTGGATCGCCGCGCCCGAGCGTGCGTACGCCCCCTCCTCGCTCGCCTCCGAGGGGTTCACGCACTGCTCGGCGGACCGGGCGACCGCGCTCGCCGTCGTGGAGGCCCACTACCGCGGGACGCCGGGCACCCTGCTCGCCGTGGAGCTGGACGAGAGCGCCCTGACGGCGGAGGTCCGCCGCGCGGAGGGGTCGGACGGCCGCTACCCGCACGTGTACGGGCCGTTGAACCGGGACGCCGTGGTGCGCGTGTGGGAGGTCGTACGCACTCCCGGCGGGCCGGTGGACCTGACTCCCTGGCCCGTGGCGGGGTGAATCGGTGTGGCGGGCTTCACCCGGGGCCCGCCGCACGCCAGGATGCTCCTCGCCATCCTGGCGAACAGGCAAGGAGCCTTCCATGACCGAGTCGACCCGTATGAGCGAACCCACGCCCACCGCCCGGCGCACCGTACTGGCGGTGGGGGCGGCGGCCCTGGCCGGCGGCACGCTCGCCGCCTGTGGCGGCGGGGGCGGGGAGAAGCCCGCGACCGAGCCGGGCAACGTCACGACCCCGTCCGCCGCGCCCTCCGCCGGCTCTCCCGCCGGGGCGGAGAAGGCGCTCGTGAAGGCGTCGGCCGTGCCGGTCGGCGGCGGGGTGGTCCTCAAGGACCAGAAGCTGGTGGTGACGCAGCCGACGGCCGGCTCGTTCCGCTGCTTCAGCGCGGTCTGCACCCACCAGGGGTGCCTGGTGGACAAGGTCGCGGACGGCACCATCGACTGCCCCTGCCACAACAGCAGGTTCAAGGTGGCCGACGGAGCCGTGGCCAAGGGCCCGGCGACCCGCCCGCTCCCCGAGCAGAAGATCACGGTGGCCGCCGACGGCGCTATTTCGCTCGCCTGACCCAGGAGCGCGCCCCTAGGCTCCCCGGATGGACGACCTCACCCTGGTACGGGACCACACGATCTACTCCTGCGTGATGGGCTCCCGCGCCTTCGGCCTGGCGACGGAGGCGAGCGACACCGACCGGCGCGGTGTCTTCGTCGCCCCCACCCCCCTCTTCTGGCGCTTCGAGAAGCCGCCGACGCACGTGGAGGGGCCCCGGGACGAGGAGTTCTCCTGGGAGCTGGAGCGCTTCTGCGAGCTGGCCCTGCGCGCCAACCCGAACATCCTGGAGTGCCTGCACTCCCCCCTGGTCGAACAGCTCACGCCGGTGGGCGAGGAACTGCTGTCGCTGCGCGAGGCGTTCCTCTCCCGCCGGGCGCACGTCAGCTTCAGCCGCTACGCCGCCTCCCAGCACGGCAAACTCCTCGCGGACGTCCGCCTGTACGGCGCCCCGCGCTGGAAGCACGCCATGCACCTGCTGCGCCTCCTGCGCTCCTGCCGGGACCTGCTGCGCACGGGCCGCCTGACGATCGAGGCGGGCCCCGACCGCGAGCGTCTCCTCGCGGTCAAGCGCGGCGAGCTGACGTGGGACGAGGTCGACGGCTGGATGACCCGGCTCACCGAGGAGTCGGACGCCGCTCTCGCCGCCACCCCCCTGCCCGAGGAGCCGGACCGGGCCCGCGTCGAGGACTTCCTCGGCCGCATCCGCCGCGCCTCGGCCCACTGAGCGGCGCCGGACCCGTACGGGGTCAGGAGGCGGCGTCCCAAAGGGCGCCGAAGGCGAGGAGTTCCTCGCGGTACTCGATGCGGCCCTCCCAGTCGCGGGGCCAGACGTCGGCGCCGAGGTGGGCGCCCGCGAAGGCGCCGGCCAGGCAGGCGATCGAGTCGGAGTCCCCGGAGGTGCAGGCCGCTCGGCGCAGGGCGAGCAGGGGCTCGTCGGGGAAGAGCAGGAAGCACTGGAGGGCGGTGGCCAGAGCCTCCTCGGCGATCCAGCCCGCGCCGGTGGTCAGGCAGGGGTCGGTCTCCGGTGAGGGGGCGCGCAGGGCGGCGGCGAGCCGGTCCAGGGCGCCCAGGCATTCGTCCCAGCCGCGGGCCATGAAGGATTCCGGGGTGGCGTCGGAGGCGGTGCGCTGCCAGAGGTCGCCGAGCCAGCGCTCGTGGTAGCGGGTGCGGTTCTCCAGGGCGTACGAGCGCAGCAGCCCGACCAGGCCCGTCACCTCGATGCCCCGGGCCAGCAGGTGGACGGCGCGCGCGGTGAGGTCGGAGGCGGCGAGCGCGGTGGGGTGGCCGTGGGTCAGGGCCGACTGGAGTTGGGCGGCGCCGGCCCGTTCCTCGTCGCTCCAGCCGGGGACCAGACCGACGGGGACGACGCGCATGTTGGCGCCGCAGCCCTTGGAGCCGATCTGGCTGGCGTCGCGCCAGTCCCGCTCCGGCCGGTCGAGCAGGGAGCAGGCGAGCAGGCAGGTGTTGCCGGGGGCGCGGTTGTTCTCCGGGGAGTGGTACCAGTCGACGAACTCCTCGCGGACCGGGCGGGTCAGGCGCAGCGGGGCGATCGGGCCCCGGTCGCCGGCGGTGCGTATGCCGCGGGCGAGGGCGAGGGTCATCTGGGTGTCGTCGGTGACGAGCGCCGGCCGGGGCAGCCCCATCTCCCGCCAGGGCCCGGTCTTGGCGAGGATGGTCGGGACGTCGTTGAACTCGGTCGGGAAGCCGAGGGCGTCGCCCAGGGCCAGGCCGATCAGGGCGCCGGTCGCCGCACGCTTGGCGGTCGTGGTCATGTCGTGGGTCCTTCCGTGGGGCGGAGCGTGGGGCGGAGCAGGGGCGGGTGCAGGGTGGTCGCGGGCCCGGCCCGGTAGAGCGCGGCGGGTTTGCCCCGGCCGCCGGTGAGGCGGGCGGCGCCGGGGACGGCTTCGACGAAGCCGGGGGTGGCGAGGACCTTGCGGCGGAAGTTGGGGCGGTCCAGGGCGGTGTCCCAGACGGTCTCGTAGACGGCCCGGAGCTCGCCGAGGGTGAACTCGGGCGGGCAGAAGGCGGTGGCCAGGCAGGTGTACTCCAGCTTGGCGCCGACCCGTC
Coding sequences:
- the der gene encoding ribosome biogenesis GTPase Der translates to MNDQHDHGALGDAEYAEFMELAAEEGFDLDEVEGAIEEASAGPLPVLAVVGRPNVGKSTLVNRIIGRREAVVEDKPGVTRDRVTYEAEWAGRRFKVVDTGGWEQDVLGIDASVAAQAEYAIEAADAVVFVVDAKVGATDTDEAVVRLLRRAGKPVVLCANKVDGQSGEADAASLWSLGLGQPHPVSSLHGRGTGDMLDAVLEALPEAPEQTFGSGTGIGGPRRIALIGRPNVGKSSLLNKVAREDRVVVNELAGTTRDPVDELIELGGVTWKFVDTAGIRKKVHLQQGADYYASLRTAAAVEKAEVAVILIDTTESISVQDQRIITMAVEAGRAIVIAYNKWDELDEERRYYLEREIETEMQQVAWAPRVNVSAKTGRHMEKLVPAIETALAGWETRVPTGRLNAFLGEVVAAHPHPIRGGKQPRILFGTQAGSKPPRFVLFASGFLEHGYRRFIERRLREEFGFEGTPLHISVRVREKRGAQYKKKK
- a CDS encoding lysophospholipid acyltransferase family protein, which encodes MSETPSLKGAAVGRRIGIGLMYGLWKPRVLGAWKVPASGPVILAVNHAHNIDGPMVMGTAPRPLHFLIKKEAYVGPLGPFLHGIGQVKVDRTGTDRTAITRALAVLEQGGALGIFPEGTRGDGDFASLRAGLAYFAVRSGAPIVPVAVLGSTDAKGRLVKGLPPLRGRVDVVFGSAFDAGDGTGRRTRTALDSATARVQDRLTAHLADAKRLTGR
- the cmk gene encoding (d)CMP kinase, coding for METAAPSAVIVAIDGPSGTGKSSTSKAVAAKLGLRYLDTGAQYRAITWWMITNGVDTDDPQAIALAAGKPAIVSGTNPAAPTITVDGLDASGPIRTQEVTSKVSAVSAVPEVRTLITELQRSIAAEAAEEADGIVVEGRDIGTTVLPDADLKIFLTASAEARAARRNGELRGKAAADLAATKEALIKRDAADSGRKTSPLAKAADAIEVDTTDLTLDQVIECVVTLVEEKRAGRK
- a CDS encoding prephenate dehydrogenase; this translates as MRTAVVIGTGLIGTSAALALTARGITVHLQDHDEAQARTAASLGAGTDTAPEAKVDLAIVAVPPAHVAATLAAAIGRDTARAYVDVASVKGGPRRELAALGADTSAYIGTHPMAGKERSGPLAATADLFEGRPWVLTPTRETDHEVLNLALELVALCRAVPVVMDADAHDRAVALVSHTPQLVSSMVAARLEEADETAVRLCGQGIRDVTRIAASDPRMWVEILSANPGPVADVLAGIAADLEETVEALRGLQSADEAKRRGGAAGIEDVLKRGNAGRVRVPGKHGAAPMAYETVGVFISDKPGELARIFADAGRAGVNIEDVRIEHATGQQAGLVQLMVEPRAVAALEAELRERGWALRQP
- a CDS encoding DUF952 domain-containing protein, whose amino-acid sequence is MIFHIVPLTDWIAAPERAYAPSSLASEGFTHCSADRATALAVVEAHYRGTPGTLLAVELDESALTAEVRRAEGSDGRYPHVYGPLNRDAVVRVWEVVRTPGGPVDLTPWPVAG
- a CDS encoding Rieske (2Fe-2S) protein, which translates into the protein MTESTRMSEPTPTARRTVLAVGAAALAGGTLAACGGGGGEKPATEPGNVTTPSAAPSAGSPAGAEKALVKASAVPVGGGVVLKDQKLVVTQPTAGSFRCFSAVCTHQGCLVDKVADGTIDCPCHNSRFKVADGAVAKGPATRPLPEQKITVAADGAISLA
- a CDS encoding nucleotidyltransferase domain-containing protein; translation: MDDLTLVRDHTIYSCVMGSRAFGLATEASDTDRRGVFVAPTPLFWRFEKPPTHVEGPRDEEFSWELERFCELALRANPNILECLHSPLVEQLTPVGEELLSLREAFLSRRAHVSFSRYAASQHGKLLADVRLYGAPRWKHAMHLLRLLRSCRDLLRTGRLTIEAGPDRERLLAVKRGELTWDEVDGWMTRLTEESDAALAATPLPEEPDRARVEDFLGRIRRASAH
- a CDS encoding ADP-ribosylglycohydrolase family protein codes for the protein MTTTAKRAATGALIGLALGDALGFPTEFNDVPTILAKTGPWREMGLPRPALVTDDTQMTLALARGIRTAGDRGPIAPLRLTRPVREEFVDWYHSPENNRAPGNTCLLACSLLDRPERDWRDASQIGSKGCGANMRVVPVGLVPGWSDEERAGAAQLQSALTHGHPTALAASDLTARAVHLLARGIEVTGLVGLLRSYALENRTRYHERWLGDLWQRTASDATPESFMARGWDECLGALDRLAAALRAPSPETDPCLTTGAGWIAEEALATALQCFLLFPDEPLLALRRAACTSGDSDSIACLAGAFAGAHLGADVWPRDWEGRIEYREELLAFGALWDAAS